One Engraulis encrasicolus isolate BLACKSEA-1 chromosome 5, IST_EnEncr_1.0, whole genome shotgun sequence DNA segment encodes these proteins:
- the LOC134449188 gene encoding double-strand-break repair protein rad21 homolog A-like, whose product MFYAHFVLSKRGPLAKIWLAAHWDKKLTKAHVFECNLESSVESIISPKVKMALRTSGHLLLGVVRIYHRKAKYLLADCNEAFIKIKMAFRPGVVDLPEDNREAAYNAITLPEEFHDFDQPLPDLDDIDVAQQFTLNQSRVEEITMREEVGNITLLQENDFGDFGMDDREIMRESGFEVDISAANTNLLLESEPGTSTLPDKSQMDYDDFGDNNDLGNSDGGILMDKLLSNEDGGGIFDEPPTVNEPVPLPAGPDDDDDYDAFSPAGGPDSPDSGPAEPLPTMADHTEQTTLVHNEEEAFALEPIDITVKETKAKRKRKLIVDSLKELDSKTIRAQLSDYSDIVTTLDLAPPTKKLMMWKETGGVEKLFSLPAQPLWNGKLLKMFTRCLTPLVPDELRKRRKGGEADNLDEFLKELESQNPEVPRTDELMSHCGTVIDQPIIEEPSLLQASSIEGSRTTLDETLMPPPSSRRLKRKSNEMEASLPTGTVDLPPDQTMLPVNQSDLPQVPLPLEQSAESMLVRELNMEEEKNKEKEKDDSEEEEEEEGQDDGQDKEERRWNKRTQQMLHGLQRVVAKTGQTSISLLDLCKNNNKKQAAAKFYSFLVLKKQQAVDLTQAEPFSDIIATPGPRFHIV is encoded by the exons ATGTTTTACGCCCACTTCGTCCTCAGTAAACGTGGGCCGCTAGCCAAGATTTGGCTGGCGGCTCACTGGGACAAGAAGCTAACCAAAGCCCATGTCTTCGAGTGTAACCTGGAGAGCAGCGTGGAGAGCATCATCTCGCCAAAG GTGAAAATGGCCCTACGTACCTCCGGTCACTTGCTGCTGGGAGTGGTCAGGATCTACCACAGAAAAGCCAAATATCTCCTGGCTGATTGTAACGAGGCTTTCATCAAGATCAAAATGGCCTTTCGTCCAG GTGTGGTGGATCTTCCGGAAGACAACAGGGAGGCGGCCTACAACGCCATCACCTTGCCTGAGGAGTTCCATGACTTCGATCAGCCACTACCTGACCTGGA TGACATCGACGTGGCCCAGCAGTTCACCCTTAACCAGAGTCGTGTAGAGGAGATCACCATGCGGGAGGAAGTGGGGAACATCACTCTGCTGCAGGAGAACGACTTCG GTGATTTTGGCATGGATGACCGCGAGATCATGCGTGAGAGTGGCTTCGAAGTGGACATCTCTGCTGCGAACACCAACCTGCTCCTGGAGTCTGAACCCGGCACCTCCACCCTGCCAGACAAGTCCCAGATGGATTACGACGACTTCGGGGACAACAATGACCTGGGCAACAGCGATGGAGGAATCCTGA TGGATAAGCTGCTCAGTAATGAGGACGGTGGCGGCATCTTTGATGAGCCGCCCACAGTCAACGAGCCGGTGCCACTGCCCGCAGGTcccgatgatgatgacgactatGACGCCTTCTCCC CTGCTGGCGGTCCCGACAGCCCGGACTCCGGCCCAGCGGAGCCCCTGCCCACCATGGCGGACCACACGGAGCAGACCACTCTCGTGCACAACGAGGAGGAGGCCTTCGCTCTGGAGCCCATCGACATCACTG TTAAGGAGACCAAggccaagaggaagaggaagctgaTCGTGGACAGCCTGAAGGAGCTGGACAGCAAGACCATCCGCGCCCAGCTGAGCGACTACTCCGACATCGTCACCACACTGGACCTGGCGCCCCCAACCAAGAAGCTGATGATGTGGAAGGAGACCGGAGGAGTGGAGAAGCTCTTCTCCCTGCCTGCTCAGCCCCTCTGGAACGGAAAACTCCTCAAG ATGTTCACGCGCTGCCTGACGCCGCTGGTGCCAGACgagctgaggaagaggaggaagggcgGCGAGGCCGACAACCTGGACGAGTTCCTCAAGGAGCTGGAGAGCCAGAACCCAGAGGTGCCCCGCACCGACGAGCTCATGTCACACTGCGGAACAGTCATCG ATCAGCCGATTATTGAGGAGCCCAGCCTCCTGCAGGCGTCCTCCATCGAGGGCAGCCGGACCACGCTGGACGAGACCCTCATGCCCCCTCCCTCAAGCCGCAGGCTGAAGCGCAAGTCCAACGAGATGGAGGCCTCTCTCCCT ACGGGTACAGTGGACCTGCCCCCAGACCAGACCATGCTGCCGGTGAACCAGTCCGACCTGCCTCAGGTGCCCCTGCCGCTGGAGCAGAGCGCCGAGAGCATGCTGGTGCGCGAGCTcaacatggaggaggagaagaacaaggagaaggagaaggacgacagcgaggaggaggag GAAGAGGAAGGCCAAGACGACGGCCAGGATAAGGAAGAAAGGCGCTGGAACAAGAGGACCCAGCAAATGTTACACGGCCTACAG cGGGTGGTTGCTAAGACCGGCCAGACGTCCATCAGTCTGCTGGATCTGTGTAAGAATAACAACAAGAAGCAGGCAGCTGCCAAATTCTACAGTTTCCTGGTTCTGAAGAAACAGCAGGCTGTGGATTTAACGCAGGCCGAGCCATTCAGCGACATCATCGCCACACCTGGGCCCAGATTCCACATTGTATAG